ACGTTCGTCACCTGGTCCGCCACCGACCACCCGTAGGCGAGCGCCATCCTCCACCCGGTGCTGCGCTGCACGATCGCGGCGCGCAGCACGCCTCCGGCGAGCTTCGCGGACGGGGTGACGAGGTTCAAGAGCGTGCCGGACAGGATCGCGCGAAGAGTCGTGCCGAAACCCACGCGCCCGGTCCGCCGCATCATCCGCTGCCATTTCGCGGCCCAGATCAGGTACCTCGAGGCGACGGCGCAGAGGGAGAGCGCGAGCCACCGGGGATCGGCGTCGAGCGCGGCTTCCAGGATCCGGCGGGGCCCGAGCGATCGGACCCACCACGCCAGCACGCCGACGCAGGCCGCGAGGATCAGGACCCGCAGCACCCTTGCGCCCGCGCCCCCCGTCGGGCGACGCTCCACGGGCGGGAGAGCGGTCACGGACGCTGCTCGAGCGCTTCGAAGGCACCGGCCGGGCCCAGGAGGACCAGGGCGTCCCCCTCCCGCACCACGAGGTCGGGCGGGGCGGGGGAGATCTCGCGGACGCCGCTGCCTTCGGGGCGTTTCACCGCGAGGACGTAGAGCCCCAGCGCGTGATACGGGTCGGACTCCAGGAGCGATCGTCCGACGAGGAGCGCGGGTGCCGGCCGCTCCTCGATCCTCAGGTCGGCCGCGCGGCGCGCTCCCGCCTCCTCTCCGGGGACGTTGCCGCCGAGGTACTGCGCGAGCACCAGCCTCCTGCGCAGCACCTCGCGGTCGAGAGCCTGCACCACGTCCCGGCGGGCGACGCTTCCGACCAGCCGGTCGGGCGCGTTCTGGTCGACGACCGGGAGCTGCGCCAGCTCGAGCTGGGAGAACCGGCGCATCACCTCGTCGAGAGGCGTTCTCTTCGTCACCCTCGGGACGTCCCGGACGAGGTCCAGCGCCACCAGGCTGTCCTTGAGGTGCGGCTCCCCCGCCACCTGGAACGCGTCCCGGAGATCGATGGCCCCCTTGAGCCGGTCCTCGGCGTCGAGGACGTAGATCGCGGTCGCGCGGCTCTCGGTGAACCGCTCCACGACCTCGCCCATCGGCGCGTCGGCGCGGACCGTCAGGGGATGGAGCCGGATGAAGTCCTCGGCCCGGAGCGAGGCCAGCGCCATCTGCTCGAAGGCCAGGTCGAAGTCGACCCCGCGCCTCCTCAGCGCCTCGGTGTAGATCGAGTCGCGACGCAGCGTCCGCGAGAGAGCCGTGGCGGTCACCACCGCCACCGCGAGCGGCATGACGGCGCCGTAGTCCTGGCACATCTCGAAGACCATGATCAGCGCCGTGATGGGAGCGAACGTCGTGGAGGCGATGGCCGCGGCCATCCCACCCAGGGTGAAGTAAACCGCCTCGGCCTGGAGGCCCGGGAGCGCGGCGTGGGCCCCGGCGGCGAACAGCGCCCCCCCCGCGGCGCCCACGAGGAGCGTCGGCGTGAACACGCCGCCCGAGCCCCCCGAGCCGATGGAGGCCGCGGTCGCGACGATCTTCGCGAGCAGGAGCGGCAGGAGGATCTTCGGGAGCAGGTTCCCCATCAGGACCTCGCTCACCGCGTCGTAGCCGTTGCCCCACACCTCCGGGATCCACCAGGCGAGGAGGCCGACCGCGAGGCCGCCGAGGCCCGTGCGCGCCCAGACCGGGACCGGCACGCGCCGGAAGATCCGCTCCGCCGCCTCCACGCTCGACCTCAGGAGCAGGGCCACCAGCGGGATCAGCGCGCCCAGCACCGCGAACAGCGGGAGCGACAGGAGACCCGGCGCGTGGCCCGGCGCGACCTGGTAAAGCGCGGTGGCTCCGATCACGCCTCGGGAGAGGAGCGTCGCGGTGATGGAGGCGAGGACCACGGGGCCGAACACGTCGAGGGCGAAGTTGCCGTGGATCACCTCCATCACGAACAGGGCCGCGCCGATCGGCGCGTTGTAGGCGGCGGCCATCCCCGAGGCGACCCCGCAACCGATCAGGATTCGCCGCCGCTCCGTCGGGATGCGGAGGATACGGCCCAGGCGCGACGCGGCCGCCGCGCCGATCTGCACGATCGGGCCCTCGCGCCCCACCGACCCGCCGGTGGCATTGAGGAGGACCGACGCGAGAGACTTCCTGAGCGTCCGCCCGAGGTGGAGCTGGCCGGCTCCCCTGAGCGAAACCGCCTCCATGATCTCCGACGTTCCCTCGCCGCTGCTCCCACCCTTCACGAAGTAGCGGGCGAGCAATCCCGCTGCGAGCCCTCCCGCCGCGGGGGCGATCACGACCATCGGGAACCGCAAACCGCGGGCGACGTCGAGCGGGTGGGCCTTGCTCGCGAACGCCAGGTACTGGAGCGCCAGGCCGCCGAACCGGACCAGGACGGCGCCGAGCGCCCCGAGGACTCCCGCGGACAGGACCAAAGCCAGGGCGTACGCCCGCTCGTTGGTGCGGAACCGGTGGCGGATCGTCTGCAGCCAGCCGCCGAGATCCCCGACTCGGATCATGCGCGTAGGGTCGGCGGTCGCGGGCCGCGAGTCAAGGGGCGGGTCCCTCCGGGGGCCTCAGGATCCGTTCTCGGGCTCGAGGTAAAGACGCGTCAGCTCGCCCTTCAGGACCTCGAACGCCTCGTCGGGGGCGTCGGCCACGCGGAAGAGGCCGAGGTCCTCCTCGGCGATGGTCCCCCATCGAACCAGCGCGTCGAAGCGGATCACGTCGTTCCAGTACCGGCTGCCGTACAGGATGATCGGCATTCGCTTGCCGACCTTCCGGGTCTGGACGAGGGTGAGCAGCTCGAACATCTCGTCCAGGGTCCCGAACCCGCCCGGGAACACCACGAGCGCCTTGGCCAGGTAGGCGAACCAGAACTTCCGCATGAAGAAGTAGTGGAACTCGAACGCCAGCTCGCGAGTGATGAACGGGTTGTGGCTCGGCTCGTCAGGAAGGCTGATCCCAAGGCCGACCGAGATCCCCGCGGCCTCGGAGGCGCCGCGATTGGCCGCTTCCATGATCCCCGGGCCGCCGCCCGAGCAGACGATGAACCTGCGATTCGGCGGGGGCAGGCTCTTGGACCAGTCGGTCACGGTGCGCGCGAGCGTCCGGGCGTCCTCGTAGTACCGGGAGAACGCGAGGGCCTTCTCGGCCCGCTCGACGGCCCCGTCGTCGTCGGACGCCTTCGCTTCGTCGAGCGCCTCGCCGGCGCGCTCCTCGGACAGCACCCGCGCCGACCCGAAGAACACCACGGTGTCCTTGATCCGGTAACGCTGGAATCTGGCGTGGGGCTCCAGGTACTCGCTCAGGATCCTGAGCGTCCGGGCATCCTTGCTCTTCAGGAACTCGAGGTTGTCGTACGCCTTCTCGACGGTCATGCTGCGTCCCTCTCCCCCCGGAGCCGAGGCGCAGCACAATGTAGCAGGAAAGGCCGACCGTGCCCGCCGCGAGGCGTGAACGCCCCTTGGGCTGCGTCACGGACAGGGCGACACGCGCGGCGAGCCGGAGGAGCCCTTACCCAGAGGTCCGCCGCCGCCGCAGCCGGCGTCGTGGCCGCGCACGAGGTAGAAGAACCCCGTCTCGGCCTCGGGAAGGTCCCCGTCGTCGTACGACGTGGCGACGCTCATCGGCTCGAGGCAGTCCCCCCAGTCGCCGGTGGCGAGTCCCGACAGGGTGCCGCGCGACAGGTCGTAGCCGTCGGCCCGCGC
This sequence is a window from Terriglobia bacterium. Protein-coding genes within it:
- a CDS encoding LOG family protein, translated to MTVEKAYDNLEFLKSKDARTLRILSEYLEPHARFQRYRIKDTVVFFGSARVLSEERAGEALDEAKASDDDGAVERAEKALAFSRYYEDARTLARTVTDWSKSLPPPNRRFIVCSGGGPGIMEAANRGASEAAGISVGLGISLPDEPSHNPFITRELAFEFHYFFMRKFWFAYLAKALVVFPGGFGTLDEMFELLTLVQTRKVGKRMPIILYGSRYWNDVIRFDALVRWGTIAEEDLGLFRVADAPDEAFEVLKGELTRLYLEPENGS
- a CDS encoding chloride channel protein — translated: MIRVGDLGGWLQTIRHRFRTNERAYALALVLSAGVLGALGAVLVRFGGLALQYLAFASKAHPLDVARGLRFPMVVIAPAAGGLAAGLLARYFVKGGSSGEGTSEIMEAVSLRGAGQLHLGRTLRKSLASVLLNATGGSVGREGPIVQIGAAAASRLGRILRIPTERRRILIGCGVASGMAAAYNAPIGAALFVMEVIHGNFALDVFGPVVLASITATLLSRGVIGATALYQVAPGHAPGLLSLPLFAVLGALIPLVALLLRSSVEAAERIFRRVPVPVWARTGLGGLAVGLLAWWIPEVWGNGYDAVSEVLMGNLLPKILLPLLLAKIVATAASIGSGGSGGVFTPTLLVGAAGGALFAAGAHAALPGLQAEAVYFTLGGMAAAIASTTFAPITALIMVFEMCQDYGAVMPLAVAVVTATALSRTLRRDSIYTEALRRRGVDFDLAFEQMALASLRAEDFIRLHPLTVRADAPMGEVVERFTESRATAIYVLDAEDRLKGAIDLRDAFQVAGEPHLKDSLVALDLVRDVPRVTKRTPLDEVMRRFSQLELAQLPVVDQNAPDRLVGSVARRDVVQALDREVLRRRLVLAQYLGGNVPGEEAGARRAADLRIEERPAPALLVGRSLLESDPYHALGLYVLAVKRPEGSGVREISPAPPDLVVREGDALVLLGPAGAFEALEQRP